A stretch of the Mesorhizobium sp. Pch-S genome encodes the following:
- a CDS encoding glutathione S-transferase family protein, with translation MLTLFHHPMFASCRFVRLAFGEYGEELALIEEKPWTRRKEFLALNPAGTLPILLAEGDVPIIGAGVIAEYLDETRGVLKREKRLFVEGPMERAEIRRLTDWYLIKAESEVTRHLVRERVLKPHMPADAGGGSPDSTAIRAARANIRQHMKYTNWLAGTRHWLAGSRITYADLAAAATLSVLDYLGEIDWREHGAAREWYTRVKSRPSFRPLLADRVRGLSPVSHYADLDF, from the coding sequence ATGCTGACGCTTTTCCACCACCCCATGTTCGCCAGTTGCCGCTTCGTACGCCTCGCTTTCGGCGAGTATGGCGAAGAGCTTGCGCTGATCGAAGAGAAACCCTGGACGCGGCGCAAGGAGTTCCTGGCGCTCAACCCGGCCGGCACGCTGCCGATCCTGCTTGCGGAAGGCGACGTGCCGATCATTGGCGCCGGCGTGATTGCGGAATATCTCGACGAGACGCGCGGCGTGCTGAAGCGCGAGAAGCGCCTCTTCGTGGAAGGGCCGATGGAGCGCGCGGAAATCCGCCGGCTTACCGACTGGTACCTCATCAAGGCTGAGAGCGAAGTGACGCGCCATCTCGTGCGCGAGCGGGTGCTGAAGCCGCACATGCCGGCGGATGCCGGCGGCGGTTCGCCGGATTCGACCGCCATCCGCGCAGCGCGCGCCAACATCCGCCAGCATATGAAATACACCAACTGGCTGGCGGGCACGCGTCACTGGCTGGCCGGCAGCCGCATCACCTATGCGGACCTGGCCGCGGCGGCGACGCTTTCCGTTCTCGATTATCTGGGCGAGATCGACTGGCGCGAGCACGGCGCGGCGCGAGAGTGGTACACACGGGTGAAGTCACGTCCCTCCTTCCGTCCGCTCCTGGCCGACCGCGTCCGCGGCCTGTCGCCGGTATCGCACTATGCGGACCTCGATTTCTGA
- the queG gene encoding tRNA epoxyqueuosine(34) reductase QueG, translated as MRTSISDQAKLRRLIDREARRAGFDAVAITTPGAIPQAPARLADFVAAGYHGSMGWIAETLERRADPSVLWPDVRSIIVLAMNYGPDHDPRALQQRTDRGAISVYARNRDYHDVIKGRLKELAGKIVAAAGGDVKVFVDTAPVMEKPLAEAAGLGWQGKHTNLVSRAHGSWLFLGSIFTTADLEPDRAEEDHCGSCRACLDACPTDAFPAPYKLDARRCISYLTIENKGPIPFEFRGAIGNRIYGCDDCLAACPWNKFAQAASEAKLVARTDLREPELADLLRLDDAGFRAFFSGSPVKRIGRDRFIRNVLIAAGNSDDRCLVAPARELLADRSPLVRGAAVWALSRLAAGDTVRELAAAALQDENDSTVRDEWRLALGTADNNGRAA; from the coding sequence ATGCGGACCTCGATTTCTGACCAGGCCAAGCTGCGCAGACTGATCGACCGTGAAGCACGGCGTGCCGGCTTCGACGCCGTCGCCATCACCACGCCGGGCGCCATCCCGCAGGCACCTGCGCGGTTGGCCGACTTCGTGGCGGCCGGCTATCACGGCTCGATGGGCTGGATTGCCGAAACGCTCGAACGCCGTGCCGATCCATCGGTCCTGTGGCCTGACGTCCGCTCGATCATCGTGCTGGCGATGAACTACGGCCCCGACCACGACCCGCGAGCGCTCCAGCAGCGCACTGATCGCGGCGCGATCTCGGTTTATGCCCGCAACCGCGACTATCACGATGTCATCAAGGGCCGGCTGAAGGAACTCGCCGGCAAGATCGTGGCGGCGGCAGGCGGCGATGTGAAGGTGTTCGTCGACACCGCCCCGGTGATGGAAAAGCCGCTGGCCGAAGCGGCTGGGCTGGGCTGGCAGGGCAAGCACACCAACCTTGTCAGCCGCGCGCATGGATCGTGGCTGTTTCTCGGTTCGATCTTCACGACGGCGGACCTCGAACCGGACAGGGCGGAAGAGGACCATTGCGGCTCCTGCCGCGCCTGTCTCGACGCCTGCCCGACCGACGCATTCCCGGCACCTTATAAACTCGACGCGCGCCGTTGCATCTCCTACCTCACCATCGAGAACAAAGGGCCTATCCCCTTTGAATTCCGCGGCGCCATCGGCAACCGCATCTACGGCTGCGACGACTGCCTGGCGGCTTGTCCCTGGAACAAGTTCGCCCAGGCTGCTTCGGAAGCGAAACTCGTTGCGCGCACCGATCTGCGCGAACCGGAACTCGCCGATCTGCTCCGGCTCGACGATGCCGGCTTCCGCGCATTCTTCTCCGGCTCGCCGGTCAAGCGCATCGGCCGCGATCGTTTCATCCGCAATGTGCTGATTGCTGCGGGCAACTCCGATGACCGTTGCCTCGTCGCGCCGGCACGGGAACTGCTCGCCGATCGATCGCCCCTGGTTCGGGGTGCGGCGGTGTGGGCACTGTCGCGGCTGGCGGCAGGCGATACAGTGCGCGAACTGGCAGCTGCTGCCTTGCAGGATGAGAACGACAGCACCGTCCGGGACGAATGGCGATTGGCTCTCGGCACGGCGGACAACAACGGAAGGGCGGCATGA
- a CDS encoding SDR family oxidoreductase, translated as MTGNSIFIFGAGYSAQAFAGQNPDFGRFVGTTRSQGKFEALRQANIEPLIFDGTTTPQIKAALAETTHLVISIAPETAGDPVLQAARDMIMTGMPALRWIGYLSTVGVYGDHGGDWVDESAECRPVSDRSTLRLQAEQAWQSLGRAIGKPVAVLRLSGIYGPGRNAFVNLKEGTAKRLIKPGQVFNRIHRDDISGALRHLAGQDTGGIFNITDDRPAPPQDVVTYAATLMNVPPPPEADFATAQLSPMARSFYGENKRVSNAAVKATGYAFRFPDYHAAFDHMWESGDWDKGMARSAMKRS; from the coding sequence ATGACCGGCAACAGCATCTTCATTTTCGGCGCCGGCTATTCAGCCCAGGCATTCGCCGGCCAGAACCCGGATTTCGGCCGCTTTGTCGGGACGACGCGGTCGCAGGGAAAGTTCGAGGCACTTCGGCAGGCCAACATCGAGCCTTTGATCTTCGATGGGACGACCACGCCACAGATCAAAGCCGCCCTAGCCGAGACGACACATCTGGTGATCTCGATTGCGCCGGAGACGGCGGGGGACCCCGTGCTGCAGGCGGCGCGCGACATGATCATGACCGGCATGCCAGCGCTGCGCTGGATCGGCTATCTGTCGACGGTCGGCGTCTATGGCGATCATGGCGGCGACTGGGTCGACGAGAGCGCCGAATGCCGGCCGGTGTCGGATCGCTCCACCTTGCGGCTGCAGGCGGAGCAGGCCTGGCAAAGTCTCGGCCGCGCCATCGGCAAGCCGGTGGCCGTGCTGCGCCTTTCCGGCATCTATGGCCCTGGCCGCAACGCTTTCGTCAACCTGAAGGAAGGCACCGCCAAGCGGCTGATCAAGCCCGGCCAGGTCTTCAACCGCATCCATCGCGACGACATTTCCGGCGCCCTCCGCCATCTTGCCGGGCAGGATACGGGCGGCATCTTCAACATCACCGACGACCGTCCTGCACCGCCGCAGGACGTCGTGACCTACGCTGCAACTCTGATGAATGTGCCGCCGCCACCGGAAGCCGATTTCGCCACCGCCCAACTTTCGCCCATGGCGCGGTCCTTCTATGGCGAGAACAAGCGTGTCTCCAACGCGGCGGTCAAGGCTACGGGCTATGCGTTCCGCTTTCCCGATTACCACGCCGCCTTCGACCACATGTGGGAGAGTGGAGACTGGGACAAGGGAATGGCACGCAGCGCGATGAAGCGCTCGTGA
- the mepA gene encoding penicillin-insensitive murein endopeptidase, which translates to MAGVAAFAGALELEARPVMAEELAKNLFGAEKLPAATEPQSFGFYSKGCFTGGVAIPLDGDTWTVMRPSRNRRWGHPAMIALLEKFSRDAEADGWPGLLLGDISQPRGGPMLTGHASHQIGLDADIWLTPKPRRDLTVAERENKSATLMVDPKTHRVYDRLWTAQHTQLLKRAASYPEVERILVNPGIKKKLCDTVTGDRGWLRKIRPFWGHDYHFHVRIGCQPGSHGCKEQAATAAGDGCDKSLAWWFTEEPWRPNKNPDAPKARDIMTMANLPKECRLVLQAPGPVSAEAATYYGNGRPPVAVAASPEPAPAPSGTIGEAPLTPVTANAFAPTPKIGIPLPRPRPGN; encoded by the coding sequence CTGGCGGGGGTGGCTGCATTTGCAGGCGCTCTCGAACTCGAGGCACGCCCGGTCATGGCTGAGGAACTGGCCAAGAACCTGTTCGGCGCCGAGAAACTGCCGGCGGCGACCGAACCGCAGTCTTTCGGCTTCTATTCCAAGGGCTGTTTCACAGGGGGCGTAGCGATCCCGCTGGACGGCGACACCTGGACCGTGATGCGCCCTTCGCGCAATCGGCGCTGGGGCCATCCGGCGATGATCGCGCTGCTCGAAAAATTCTCGCGCGACGCCGAGGCCGACGGCTGGCCGGGCCTGTTGCTCGGCGATATCTCGCAGCCGCGCGGCGGCCCGATGCTGACCGGCCACGCCTCGCACCAGATCGGCCTCGATGCCGACATCTGGCTGACGCCGAAACCGCGGCGCGACCTGACCGTCGCCGAACGCGAGAACAAAAGCGCCACGCTGATGGTCGACCCCAAGACGCACCGCGTCTACGACCGGCTATGGACGGCCCAGCACACGCAACTGCTCAAGCGCGCGGCCAGCTATCCGGAAGTCGAGCGCATCCTGGTCAATCCAGGCATCAAGAAGAAACTCTGCGATACAGTGACCGGTGACCGCGGCTGGCTGCGCAAGATCAGGCCGTTTTGGGGTCACGACTATCATTTCCATGTCCGCATCGGCTGCCAGCCCGGATCGCACGGCTGCAAGGAGCAGGCGGCAACGGCAGCTGGCGACGGCTGCGACAAGTCGCTGGCCTGGTGGTTCACCGAGGAGCCATGGCGCCCGAACAAGAACCCGGACGCTCCCAAGGCACGCGACATCATGACCATGGCGAACCTGCCGAAGGAATGCCGCCTGGTGCTGCAGGCGCCGGGGCCGGTGTCGGCGGAAGCCGCGACCTATTACGGCAATGGCCGGCCGCCGGTCGCCGTGGCTGCATCGCCGGAGCCTGCGCCGGCACCATCAGGCACGATCGGAGAGGCGCCGCTGACCCCGGTCACCGCCAATGCCTTCGCGCCGACGCCGAAGATCGGCATCCCATTGCCGCGTCCACGCCCCGGCAACTGA
- a CDS encoding glucokinase: MTDATGGLRFPILIGDIGGTNARFSVVLDANSEAGEPHIVQTADFETIDAAIQAAVLDRSSVRPNSAVLAIAGPVDGDEIPLTNCPWVIRPKVMLRDLGFSDVVVLNDFEAQALAVVALGDQHMEKIGGGEPEPNAGRVVLGPGTGLGVAGLIHALGHWIPVPGEGGHMDIGPRTPRDFQVFPHIEKIEGRISGEQILCGRGLVNVYRAVAEADGKTAPFTKPAEITAAALAKSDPVAEEAVALFVTCLGRTAGDLALVFKSRGGVFLTGGIAQKIVPALKAGNFRAAFEDKAPHSEMMRSMPVYVITHPLAALAGLAAYARAPSLFGVETEGRRWSA; encoded by the coding sequence ATGACTGACGCAACCGGCGGGCTGAGATTCCCGATCCTGATCGGCGACATCGGTGGCACCAACGCACGCTTCTCCGTCGTGCTCGACGCCAATTCCGAGGCCGGCGAGCCGCACATCGTCCAGACTGCCGACTTCGAGACGATTGACGCGGCCATCCAGGCTGCCGTGCTTGACCGCTCGTCGGTACGGCCGAATTCGGCGGTACTGGCGATTGCCGGGCCGGTCGACGGAGACGAAATTCCGCTCACAAACTGCCCGTGGGTGATCCGGCCCAAGGTGATGCTGCGCGATCTCGGCTTCAGCGATGTCGTGGTCCTGAACGATTTCGAGGCGCAGGCGCTTGCCGTTGTGGCGCTCGGCGACCAACACATGGAAAAGATCGGCGGCGGCGAACCCGAACCCAATGCCGGCCGCGTCGTGCTGGGTCCGGGTACCGGTCTCGGCGTCGCCGGACTGATCCATGCGCTCGGGCACTGGATTCCGGTGCCGGGCGAAGGCGGGCATATGGACATCGGCCCGCGCACGCCACGCGACTTCCAGGTCTTCCCACATATCGAGAAGATCGAGGGCCGCATCTCTGGCGAGCAGATCCTGTGCGGGCGCGGACTGGTCAATGTCTACCGTGCGGTCGCCGAGGCTGATGGCAAGACCGCTCCCTTCACCAAGCCGGCCGAGATCACGGCGGCAGCGCTGGCGAAATCCGATCCTGTCGCGGAAGAGGCGGTGGCGCTTTTCGTGACCTGCCTCGGCCGCACCGCAGGCGATCTGGCGTTGGTGTTCAAGAGCCGGGGCGGCGTCTTCCTCACCGGCGGCATCGCCCAGAAGATCGTGCCGGCGCTGAAAGCGGGCAATTTCCGCGCCGCCTTCGAGGACAAGGCGCCGCACAGCGAGATGATGCGGTCCATGCCCGTCTATGTCATTACGCATCCGCTGGCCGCACTGGCGGGGCTCGCTGCCTACGCGCGGGCACCATCCCTGTTCGGCGTCGAGACCGAAGGCCGGCGCTGGAGCGCCTGA
- a CDS encoding ABC transporter ATP-binding protein, which produces MLRRIYDEAGRGHLKSYWLAAFCLIALAATTGGAAWIMQPMIDDLFYKHQYDKVPWICGGIIGIFLVRGLATYGSAVTLAKIGNSIVAYYQKRVFGHLMKLGIDFYTETRSGQLAARINENVAGIRDLFSMTLKSIAGDLVALIGLVTVMVYQAPFLAASIFLIGPPLVWAVSYIMRRVRRVTRESVEINSHLIGAMQESVQGIAVVKAFTMEEQLTHKIGDLVDRAESRYNKIARVSERLAPVTEMLAGFAIAGVVAYSVYRSAYSSQPPGNIMSFITAFMLAYDPVRRLARTQVNVERAMVNARMIYELLDVEPRQGDAKAAKEARIEKGEIRFNDVTFGYTPDQPVIRNLSFTAAAGKTTAIVGASGAGKSTLVALLQRFYDVDGGTIEIDGQDISKVTKRSLRESIAFVSQQPYLFEGTISDNIRYGRPSAGDTEIAFAAQQAAADDFIRQQPQGYDTPVGENGVTLSGGQRQRLSIARAIVRQAPILLLDEATSALDNESEARVQQALTSIMQGRTTIVIAHRLSTVINADHIVVLEQGRLVEQGTHSELLARPNGAYAHFYNLQGGQGLGLVDDGEIATVVNKADGTTGG; this is translated from the coding sequence GTGTTGCGCCGCATCTACGACGAGGCAGGCCGCGGGCATCTGAAGTCCTACTGGCTGGCGGCATTCTGCCTGATTGCCCTGGCGGCGACCACCGGTGGCGCGGCCTGGATCATGCAGCCCATGATCGACGACCTCTTCTACAAGCACCAATACGACAAGGTGCCCTGGATCTGCGGCGGCATCATCGGCATCTTCCTGGTGCGTGGCCTTGCCACCTACGGCTCCGCCGTCACGCTCGCCAAGATCGGCAACAGCATCGTCGCCTACTATCAGAAGCGCGTTTTCGGCCACCTGATGAAGCTGGGCATCGACTTCTACACCGAAACCCGGTCGGGCCAGCTGGCAGCGCGCATCAACGAAAACGTCGCCGGTATCCGCGACCTGTTCTCGATGACGCTGAAGTCGATCGCCGGCGACCTCGTTGCCCTGATCGGCCTGGTGACGGTCATGGTCTATCAGGCGCCCTTCCTGGCAGCCAGCATCTTCCTGATCGGGCCGCCGCTGGTCTGGGCGGTCAGCTACATCATGCGCCGCGTGCGCCGTGTGACGCGGGAATCGGTCGAGATCAATTCGCATCTGATCGGCGCCATGCAGGAATCGGTGCAGGGCATCGCCGTGGTGAAGGCCTTCACCATGGAGGAGCAGCTGACCCACAAGATCGGCGACCTCGTCGATCGGGCAGAGTCCCGCTACAACAAGATCGCGCGTGTTTCGGAACGGTTGGCGCCGGTCACGGAAATGCTGGCTGGTTTCGCCATCGCCGGCGTCGTCGCCTATTCGGTGTATCGTTCGGCCTACAGCAGCCAGCCGCCCGGCAACATCATGTCGTTCATCACCGCGTTCATGCTGGCCTATGATCCGGTGCGGCGCCTTGCCCGCACACAGGTCAATGTCGAGCGTGCCATGGTCAATGCGCGCATGATCTACGAACTGCTCGATGTCGAGCCACGGCAAGGTGATGCCAAGGCCGCGAAAGAGGCCAGGATCGAAAAGGGTGAGATCCGCTTCAACGACGTGACGTTCGGCTACACGCCCGACCAGCCGGTGATCCGCAACCTCAGCTTCACGGCGGCGGCCGGCAAGACCACCGCCATCGTCGGAGCATCCGGCGCCGGCAAGTCGACCCTGGTTGCCCTGCTGCAGCGCTTCTACGACGTGGATGGCGGCACGATCGAAATCGATGGCCAGGATATTTCCAAGGTCACCAAGCGGTCCCTGCGCGAGTCCATCGCCTTTGTCTCGCAGCAGCCCTACCTGTTCGAAGGCACGATCAGCGACAACATCCGATACGGCCGGCCGAGCGCCGGTGACACGGAAATCGCATTCGCGGCGCAACAGGCCGCCGCGGATGATTTCATCCGCCAGCAACCGCAAGGTTACGATACTCCGGTCGGCGAAAACGGCGTCACGCTGTCGGGCGGACAGCGCCAGCGCCTGTCGATCGCACGCGCCATCGTGCGCCAGGCGCCGATCCTGCTTCTCGACGAAGCGACATCGGCGCTCGACAACGAATCGGAAGCGCGGGTCCAGCAGGCGCTGACGTCCATCATGCAGGGCCGGACCACCATCGTCATCGCGCACCGGCTGTCGACGGTGATCAATGCCGATCATATCGTCGTGCTGGAACAGGGCCGACTTGTCGAACAAGGAACGCACAGCGAGCTGCTCGCCAGGCCGAACGGCGCCTACGCCCATTTCTACAATCTTCAAGGTGGGCAAGGGCTTGGCCTGGTCGACGACGGCGAGATCGCTACGGTAGTAAACAAGGCCGATGGAACGACCGGGGGATAG
- the dapB gene encoding 4-hydroxy-tetrahydrodipicolinate reductase yields MSEMKLVVVGAAGRMGQALVRAIATIPGATVAAAVERKGSPHIGKDIGQIAGIGPIGVAISDDPLPAFAKADGVLDFTSPAATVEFAGYAAQARIAHVIGTTGCSDEDDAAIAAAARHATIVKSGNMSLGVNLLAVLVEQAARALDPEDFDIEILEMHHRQKVDAPSGTALLLGEAAAAGREIALAENSVRTRDGHTGARKAKTIGFATLRGGSVVGEHSVFLAGPGERITLSHHAEDRAIFARGAVKAALWAHGRKPGLYSMRDVLGLGRVG; encoded by the coding sequence ATGAGCGAGATGAAGCTGGTGGTGGTGGGTGCCGCAGGCCGCATGGGCCAGGCTCTGGTCCGCGCCATCGCCACCATACCCGGGGCGACCGTTGCCGCCGCCGTCGAGCGCAAGGGCTCCCCCCACATCGGCAAGGACATCGGGCAGATCGCCGGCATCGGTCCGATCGGCGTGGCGATCAGCGACGATCCGCTGCCGGCCTTCGCCAAGGCTGACGGCGTGCTCGACTTCACCTCGCCTGCCGCCACCGTGGAGTTTGCCGGCTATGCCGCCCAGGCGCGCATCGCGCACGTCATCGGCACGACCGGCTGCTCGGACGAAGACGACGCCGCGATCGCCGCGGCAGCGCGCCACGCCACCATCGTGAAGTCGGGCAATATGAGCCTCGGCGTCAATCTGCTCGCCGTTCTGGTCGAGCAGGCGGCCAGGGCGCTCGATCCGGAGGATTTCGATATCGAGATCCTCGAAATGCATCATCGCCAGAAGGTCGATGCTCCCTCGGGCACCGCCCTTCTGCTCGGCGAGGCGGCCGCAGCCGGTCGCGAGATCGCGCTGGCCGAAAACAGCGTGCGCACGCGCGACGGCCATACCGGCGCGCGCAAGGCGAAGACCATCGGCTTTGCAACGCTGCGCGGTGGCTCGGTGGTCGGTGAACATTCGGTGTTTCTTGCCGGTCCGGGCGAGCGCATCACGCTCAGCCATCATGCTGAGGACCGCGCCATCTTCGCCCGTGGCGCCGTCAAGGCGGCGCTCTGGGCACACGGCCGCAAGCCCGGCCTCTATTCGATGCGGGACGTGCTCGGCCTTGGCCGGGTCGGCTGA
- a CDS encoding 2,3-bisphosphoglycerate-dependent phosphoglycerate mutase has translation MSRTLVLVRHGQSDWNLKNLFTGWRDPDLTEQGHVEAKAAGAKLEARGLKFDIAFTSSLQRAQKTCQHILDAVGQSDLKTIRDEALNERDYGELSGLNKDDARQKWGEDQVHVWRRSYDVPPPGGESLKDTGARVWPYYLHTLQPHVLAGGTVLVAAHGNSLRALIMALDGLTGEEIVKLELGTGVPVIYQLNADSTVASKEVLA, from the coding sequence ATGTCGCGAACTCTCGTGCTCGTGCGCCACGGCCAGAGCGATTGGAACCTGAAGAACCTGTTCACCGGCTGGCGCGATCCCGACCTGACCGAACAGGGCCATGTCGAGGCCAAGGCCGCCGGCGCCAAGTTGGAGGCGCGCGGACTGAAGTTCGACATCGCCTTCACGTCCAGCTTGCAGCGCGCTCAGAAGACCTGCCAGCACATTCTCGACGCCGTCGGCCAGAGCGACCTGAAGACGATACGCGACGAGGCGCTCAACGAGCGCGACTATGGCGAGCTGTCTGGCCTCAACAAGGATGATGCCCGCCAGAAATGGGGCGAGGACCAGGTGCATGTCTGGCGCCGCTCCTATGACGTGCCGCCGCCCGGCGGTGAAAGCCTGAAGGACACCGGCGCGCGCGTGTGGCCCTACTACCTGCACACGCTGCAGCCGCATGTGCTGGCCGGTGGCACCGTTCTGGTCGCGGCGCACGGCAATTCGCTGCGGGCCCTGATCATGGCGCTGGACGGCCTGACGGGCGAAGAGATCGTCAAGCTGGAACTCGGCACCGGCGTGCCGGTCATCTATCAGCTCAACGCCGATTCGACCGTGGCGTCGAAGGAAGTCCTGGCCTGA
- a CDS encoding septal ring lytic transglycosylase RlpA family protein, translated as MTINKKKTALAAVTVAVGLAAGASTSSAAAQCGRASWYALHSKTASGERMNPSALTAAHRSLPFGTRLKVTNKNNGKSVVVRINDRGPFIKGRVLDLSRGAASQLGFVSSGHAAVCMARV; from the coding sequence ATGACTATCAACAAGAAGAAGACCGCCCTTGCCGCGGTCACCGTCGCAGTCGGCCTTGCCGCCGGCGCGTCCACCTCCTCCGCCGCAGCGCAATGCGGCCGCGCTTCCTGGTATGCCCTGCACTCGAAGACTGCATCGGGCGAGCGCATGAACCCTTCAGCCCTGACTGCCGCTCATCGCAGCCTGCCTTTCGGCACCCGGCTCAAGGTTACCAACAAGAACAACGGCAAGAGCGTCGTCGTGCGCATCAACGACCGCGGCCCCTTCATCAAGGGGCGAGTGCTTGATCTGTCACGCGGTGCCGCGAGCCAGCTGGGCTTCGTCAGCTCCGGCCACGCCGCCGTGTGCATGGCCAGGGTCTGA
- a CDS encoding polyhydroxyalkanoate depolymerase, with amino-acid sequence MFYQFYEMNHAALQPARAYAEAVRVLYTNPLNPFSHTPWGRSIAATAELFERTTRRYGKPAFGLDKTVVDWKTVPVTERVVWSKPFCNLIHFERQVPAGRRADPKLLIVAPMSGHYATLLRGTVEAMLPHAEVYITDWVDARMVPLSAGHFDLDDYIDYVIDMLHELGPDTHVMAVCQPSVPVLAAVALMEARGDRFAPSTMTLMGGPIDTRRNPTAVNLLAEEKGIDWFRDNVVMPAPWPVPGFGREVYPGFLQLSGFMSMNLDRHIIAHKDFFMHLVKNDGDNAEKHREFYDEYLAVMDLTAEFYLQTVETVFVRHALPKGEMKHRGTRVDPSAIRNVALFTVEGENDDISGLGQTEAAHSLCSNVPADMKAHYMQPAVGHYGVFNGSRFRSEIVPRIVDFITSYGRSNRVAVKRKASKPAQA; translated from the coding sequence ATGTTCTACCAGTTCTACGAGATGAACCATGCTGCCTTGCAGCCGGCACGCGCTTATGCCGAGGCGGTCCGGGTTCTCTACACCAATCCGCTGAACCCGTTTTCACACACGCCATGGGGCCGCTCGATCGCGGCAACTGCGGAATTGTTCGAGCGCACCACACGCCGCTACGGCAAGCCGGCCTTCGGCCTGGACAAGACCGTGGTCGACTGGAAGACCGTGCCGGTGACCGAGCGCGTCGTCTGGTCGAAGCCGTTCTGCAACCTCATTCATTTCGAGCGTCAGGTGCCGGCCGGCCGTCGCGCGGATCCGAAGCTGCTGATCGTGGCGCCGATGTCCGGGCACTACGCGACGCTGCTGCGCGGCACGGTGGAGGCGATGCTGCCTCATGCCGAGGTCTACATCACCGACTGGGTCGACGCGCGTATGGTCCCGCTCTCCGCCGGTCATTTCGATCTCGACGACTACATCGACTATGTCATCGACATGCTGCATGAGCTTGGGCCCGACACCCATGTCATGGCGGTGTGCCAGCCGTCGGTGCCGGTGCTGGCAGCCGTGGCGCTGATGGAAGCCCGCGGCGATCGTTTCGCGCCGTCCACCATGACCCTGATGGGCGGCCCGATCGACACGCGCCGCAACCCCACCGCGGTCAATTTGCTGGCCGAGGAAAAAGGCATCGACTGGTTCCGTGACAACGTCGTCATGCCGGCACCATGGCCTGTGCCGGGTTTCGGGCGCGAGGTCTATCCGGGTTTCCTGCAGCTTTCCGGCTTCATGAGCATGAACCTCGACCGGCACATCATCGCCCACAAGGACTTCTTCATGCACCTTGTGAAGAACGATGGCGACAACGCCGAGAAGCACCGCGAGTTCTATGATGAATATCTGGCGGTGATGGACCTGACCGCCGAGTTCTATCTGCAGACGGTGGAAACCGTGTTCGTGCGCCATGCCCTGCCGAAGGGCGAGATGAAGCATCGCGGCACCAGGGTCGATCCGAGCGCCATCCGCAACGTCGCGCTGTTCACGGTCGAGGGTGAGAACGACGACATCTCCGGTCTCGGCCAGACAGAGGCCGCGCACAGCCTGTGCTCGAACGTGCCTGCCGACATGAAGGCGCACTATATGCAGCCTGCCGTTGGCCACTACGGCGTGTTCAATGGCTCGCGCTTCCGCTCGGAGATCGTGCCGCGCATCGTCGATTTCATCACCAGCTATGGCCGCAGCAACAGGGTCGCCGTGAAGCGGAAGGCCAGCAAGCCAGCTCAGGCCTGA
- a CDS encoding transglutaminase-like cysteine peptidase: MNSSPATQGLRVFAAAAIGIAAAIWTVPSASAASAMATGGATTQPIGHYEFCKTRPAECSVRPKDLAPARLTSALWGKLTRVTAAVNAAVKPLSDQEIYGKDEVWAYPDKGVGDCEDYVLEKRRRLARQGVSLANLLVTVVRKPDGEGHAVLTVRTDKGDFVLDNLTDKVKPWDQSGYRFLKRQAIDNTGRWVSIREGQQVLVGAVQ, encoded by the coding sequence ATGAACTCCTCACCAGCGACGCAAGGTTTGCGTGTCTTTGCGGCTGCGGCGATCGGGATCGCGGCGGCGATCTGGACGGTGCCTTCGGCTTCCGCTGCGAGTGCCATGGCCACCGGCGGTGCCACCACACAGCCCATCGGCCACTATGAATTCTGCAAGACGCGTCCAGCCGAATGCTCGGTCCGCCCGAAGGATCTGGCCCCGGCCAGGCTAACGTCTGCGCTCTGGGGCAAGCTGACCCGCGTCACAGCCGCGGTCAATGCGGCGGTCAAGCCGCTGAGTGATCAGGAAATCTACGGCAAGGACGAGGTCTGGGCCTATCCGGACAAGGGCGTCGGCGACTGCGAGGACTATGTGCTCGAAAAGCGCCGCCGGCTGGCGAGGCAGGGAGTTTCCCTTGCGAACCTGCTGGTAACGGTTGTCCGCAAGCCGGATGGCGAAGGCCATGCGGTCCTCACCGTGCGCACCGACAAGGGCGATTTCGTGCTCGACAACCTGACTGACAAGGTCAAGCCCTGGGATCAGAGCGGCTATCGGTTCCTGAAGCGTCAGGCCATCGACAATACCGGCCGCTGGGTCTCGATCCGCGAAGGCCAGCAGGTCCTGGTCGGCGCCGTTCAGTAA